One genomic segment of Mycolicibacterium psychrotolerans includes these proteins:
- the trxA gene encoding thioredoxin — protein sequence MSDSTAGTSTVAVTDDSFSQDVLSSGTPVLVDFWATWCGPCKMVAPVLEEIAAEKAGSLTVAKLDVDENPATARDFSVVSIPTMILFKDGQPVKRIVGAKGKAALLRELGDVL from the coding sequence ATGAGCGATTCCACCGCAGGAACCTCGACCGTCGCGGTCACCGACGACTCGTTCTCTCAGGATGTGCTGTCCAGTGGCACGCCGGTGCTGGTGGACTTCTGGGCGACATGGTGCGGCCCGTGCAAGATGGTCGCCCCCGTCCTCGAGGAGATCGCCGCCGAGAAGGCCGGCTCGCTGACCGTCGCGAAGCTCGACGTCGACGAGAACCCCGCCACCGCGCGGGACTTCTCGGTGGTGTCGATCCCGACGATGATCCTGTTCAAGGACGGTCAGCCGGTCAAGCGTATCGTCGGCGCGAAAGGCAAGGCAGCGCTACTGCGCGAGCTCGGCGACGTGCTCTGA
- a CDS encoding N-acetylmuramoyl-L-alanine amidase, with protein sequence MSSLRRGDRSAAVTEIRAALAALGMTTDPDEDLSTGRHIAADVFDGELDHAVRAFQQHRGLLVDGIVGEATYRALKEASYRLGARTLNHQFGAPMYGDDVATLQARLQDLGFYTGLVDGHFGLQTHNALMSYQREYGLYPDGICGPETLRSLYFLGSRVTGGSPHAIREEELVRSSGPRLSGKRIIIDPGRGGGDHGLITNGPAGPISEADILWDLASRLEGRMTAIGMETFLSRAATASPTDAERAVTANTVGADLMISLRCETQTTPSANGVASFHFGNSHGSVSTIGRNLADFIQREVVARTGLRDCRVHGRTWDLLRLTRMPTVQVDIGYISNPGDRATLVSPAARDSIAEGILAAVKRLYLLGKNDRPTGTFTFAELLAHELAVDQARRG encoded by the coding sequence ATGTCGAGTCTGCGTCGCGGTGACCGTTCAGCGGCGGTCACCGAGATCCGGGCCGCGCTGGCCGCGCTCGGCATGACCACCGACCCGGACGAAGACCTGAGCACCGGTCGCCATATCGCCGCGGACGTCTTCGACGGTGAACTCGACCACGCAGTGCGCGCTTTCCAGCAGCACCGCGGCCTGCTGGTGGACGGGATCGTCGGCGAGGCCACGTATCGCGCGCTCAAAGAGGCGTCCTACCGGCTCGGTGCGCGCACGCTCAATCACCAGTTCGGCGCCCCGATGTACGGCGACGACGTGGCGACCCTGCAGGCCCGCCTGCAGGACCTGGGTTTCTACACCGGCCTGGTCGACGGACATTTCGGGCTGCAGACCCACAACGCGCTGATGTCCTACCAACGCGAGTACGGGCTGTACCCGGACGGCATCTGCGGACCAGAGACGTTGCGCTCGTTGTACTTCCTCGGATCCCGCGTCACCGGCGGGTCGCCGCACGCCATCCGCGAGGAGGAGCTGGTGCGCAGCTCCGGTCCCCGGCTCTCGGGTAAGCGGATCATCATCGATCCGGGCCGCGGCGGCGGCGACCACGGCCTGATCACCAACGGGCCGGCTGGGCCGATCAGCGAAGCAGACATTCTGTGGGACTTGGCGAGTCGCCTCGAGGGCCGGATGACCGCGATCGGCATGGAAACCTTCCTTTCGCGCGCGGCCACCGCCTCGCCGACCGACGCGGAGCGCGCCGTCACCGCCAACACCGTCGGCGCGGACCTGATGATCAGCCTTCGGTGCGAGACCCAGACGACGCCGTCGGCCAACGGTGTGGCGTCGTTCCATTTCGGCAATTCGCACGGGTCGGTGTCCACCATCGGACGCAACCTGGCCGACTTCATTCAGCGGGAAGTGGTGGCGCGCACCGGGTTACGGGACTGCCGCGTGCACGGCCGCACCTGGGACCTGCTGCGGCTGACGCGGATGCCGACCGTGCAGGTCGACATCGGATACATCAGCAATCCGGGCGACCGGGCCACGTTGGTCTCCCCCGCGGCGCGCGACTCGATCGCCGAAGGAATTCTCGCCGCGGTCAAGCGTCTCTATCTTCTCGGCAAGAACGACCGTCCCACAGGCACTTTCACGTTCGCCGAGCTGCTGGCCCACGAGCTGGCGGTCGATCAGGCCCGCCGCGGCTAA
- the trxB gene encoding thioredoxin-disulfide reductase, with protein MTSSSTVHDVIIVGSGPAGYTAAVYSARAQLKPLVFEGTQFGGALMTTTEVENYPGFRDGITGPELMDQMREQALRFGADLRMEDVDAVDLTGPIKKVTVGDETYQARAVILAMGAAARHLGVPGEEERIGMGVSTCATCDGFFFRDQDIAVVGGGDSAMEEATFLTRFARSVTLIHRRDEFRASKIMLERAEQNEKITILTNTAVTAIEGDPKVTGIKLRNNVTGEESELAVTGVFVAIGHDPRSDLVRGQVEVDDEGYVTTVGRTTYTSVDGVFAAGDLVDHTYRQAITAAGSGCAAAIDAERWLADHAEPGERTSTTTDDSDLIGAQQ; from the coding sequence ATGACCTCCTCGTCCACCGTCCACGACGTCATCATCGTCGGCTCCGGCCCCGCCGGATACACCGCGGCCGTGTACAGCGCCCGCGCTCAGCTGAAGCCCCTCGTCTTCGAGGGCACGCAGTTCGGCGGTGCGCTGATGACCACGACCGAGGTCGAGAACTACCCGGGCTTCCGCGACGGCATCACCGGCCCCGAGCTGATGGACCAGATGCGCGAGCAGGCGCTGCGCTTCGGCGCCGACCTGCGCATGGAAGACGTCGACGCCGTCGACCTCACCGGCCCCATCAAGAAGGTCACCGTCGGCGACGAGACCTACCAGGCCCGCGCGGTCATTCTCGCGATGGGCGCGGCGGCGCGTCACCTCGGCGTACCGGGCGAGGAAGAGCGGATCGGCATGGGCGTGAGCACGTGCGCCACCTGCGACGGGTTCTTCTTCCGGGATCAGGACATCGCCGTCGTCGGTGGCGGTGACTCCGCGATGGAGGAGGCCACCTTCCTCACTCGTTTCGCGCGCAGCGTCACGCTGATCCATCGCCGCGACGAGTTCCGCGCCTCCAAGATCATGCTGGAGCGTGCGGAGCAGAACGAGAAGATCACCATCCTCACCAACACCGCCGTCACGGCGATCGAGGGCGACCCCAAGGTGACCGGAATCAAGTTGCGCAACAACGTCACCGGCGAAGAGTCCGAACTGGCGGTGACGGGTGTGTTCGTGGCGATCGGCCACGACCCGCGCTCGGATCTGGTGCGCGGCCAGGTCGAGGTGGACGACGAGGGCTACGTGACGACGGTCGGACGCACCACCTACACCTCGGTCGACGGAGTCTTCGCCGCAGGCGATCTGGTCGACCACACCTACCGTCAGGCCATCACCGCGGCCGGAAGTGGTTGTGCCGCAGCGATCGACGCCGAACGCTGGCTGGCCGACCACGCCGAGCCGGGCGAACGAACCTCCACCACAACCGATGACAGCGATCTGATTGGAGCACAGCAATGA
- the sigM gene encoding RNA polymerase sigma factor SigM codes for MGIIGGPPDRPRTDAELLAAHVAGDRYAFEELFYRHHRQLYRLATLTSVNRDDAAEALQDALLAAHRTAGSFRQDSEVRSWLHRIVVNACLDRLRRNKFRDYAELDEQFGRIPDPTAHIDTAIVVERALLGLPLEQRAAVVAVDMQGFSVAETARMLGVPEGTVKSRCARARGKLAESLKSFAAHRTE; via the coding sequence GTGGGGATTATCGGAGGGCCGCCGGACCGGCCGCGGACCGACGCCGAACTGCTGGCCGCGCACGTCGCCGGCGACCGGTACGCCTTCGAGGAGCTGTTCTACCGGCATCATCGCCAGCTCTACCGGCTGGCGACCCTGACCAGCGTGAACCGCGACGACGCCGCCGAGGCCCTGCAGGATGCGCTGCTGGCCGCACACCGCACGGCAGGCTCTTTCCGGCAAGACTCGGAGGTGCGCAGCTGGCTGCACCGCATCGTCGTCAACGCCTGCCTGGACCGCCTGCGCCGCAACAAGTTCCGTGACTACGCCGAGCTCGACGAACAGTTCGGCCGGATCCCCGACCCCACCGCGCACATCGACACCGCGATCGTCGTCGAGCGCGCGCTCCTGGGCCTCCCGCTGGAACAGCGGGCGGCCGTCGTCGCCGTCGACATGCAGGGCTTCTCGGTGGCCGAGACCGCCCGGATGCTCGGGGTACCCGAAGGCACGGTGAAGAGCCGGTGCGCACGGGCACGCGGCAAGCTCGCCGAATCGCTGAAGAGCTTCGCCGCCCATCGCACCGAGTGA